One window of Deltaproteobacteria bacterium genomic DNA carries:
- a CDS encoding signal peptidase II: MNSFDRVAYGGLVVDYMSVGIGPVSTVIFNVADVAITVGVLIFFSAALGRTGPTPHQPC; encoded by the coding sequence TTGAACTCATTTGATCGCGTAGCCTATGGCGGCTTAGTTGTGGACTATATGAGCGTTGGAATCGGGCCTGTAAGCACAGTTATTTTCAATGTTGCTGACGTTGCTATTACTGTGGGAGTACTCATTTTTTTCTCAGCGGCATTGGGTCGGACCGGTCCGACCCCCCACCAGCCCTGTTGA
- a CDS encoding DNA-3-methyladenine glycosylase 2 family protein translates to MPSIKTKHLTESTFKQALAVLKDRDPDLGDILSNLGPPPIWKRAPGFPTLVRIILEQQVSLASAKAAFDRLSRAIPILTPDAFLKLDGEKLKQIGFSRQKTRYCRNLAEAITEGFLMLEALDRMDDDAVRAELLKITGIGRWTADIYLLMALRRPDVWPVGDLALTIAVQRVKRLGSRPSSAELEVLSQTWKPWRAVAARVFWHHYLSNPE, encoded by the coding sequence ATGCCATCGATAAAGACTAAACACCTGACCGAATCAACCTTTAAGCAGGCCCTGGCCGTTCTGAAAGACCGGGATCCGGATCTGGGGGATATCCTGTCGAACCTCGGTCCGCCGCCGATCTGGAAGCGCGCCCCGGGGTTTCCGACACTGGTCCGCATTATCCTCGAACAGCAGGTTTCTCTGGCCTCAGCCAAGGCGGCTTTTGATAGACTCAGCCGGGCAATTCCGATTCTGACGCCGGATGCATTCCTGAAGTTGGATGGGGAAAAGCTCAAGCAGATCGGGTTCAGCCGGCAAAAAACCCGGTACTGCCGGAATCTGGCCGAGGCCATTACCGAGGGCTTTCTAATGTTGGAAGCGCTTGACCGGATGGATGATGATGCCGTTCGGGCCGAATTGCTCAAGATAACGGGGATCGGTCGATGGACGGCGGACATCTATCTTCTGATGGCCCTGCGGCGGCCGGATGTTTGGCCCGTGGGGGATCTTGCCCTGACAATTGCCGTTCAGCGGGTCAAGAGACTTGGATCACGTCCTTCGTCGGCGGAACTCGAGGTCCTGAGCCAAACCTGGAAACCCTGGCGGGCGGTGGCGGCCCGTGTTTTCTGGCATCATTATCTAAGCAACCCGGAGTGA